The Aeromicrobium sp. Leaf245 genome includes a region encoding these proteins:
- a CDS encoding DUF4153 domain-containing protein: MSPRPPSTRPTSTGPTGARPTGGARPLDAVGSIKAKLGLLVGASTVVAALLAQIGDRAGLPVWVSLPVTVGAALLVTQWLARGMTSPLRTMTDATARMSAGDYGVRVGVTSDDEVGRLARAFDAMAAALESTDRERRQLVATVAHELRTPLTAQRALLENLADGVVQPDDAALGAALHQAERLSDLVADLLDLSRIDAGVAPLRLEDVDVESLVRSVVDESPDRGRDTSVTVEVSPPDLAVRADPGRLAQVVANLVDNAVRHSPTGRSVRVSASAEDGRWHLDVRDEGPGIPSDLENRVFERFGTGPDAGGGTGLGLAITRWVCELHGGTVDVVPSTAGAHLRATLPRDPRPTPRPTAAQASTLPTIDPRSTPMTTSTPPQRPGTTAPAPDVAAPPSTGRADDLLARLWPERALPPQVPLLLASAGVGVLGSLLIVDQPIGVGSLLLALAVAAVVLTAARGRSRGSADPFTVVGVALGVALASMTVLRASEWVGLLGVVVAGTTVAVAVTRARSVVAIPGAVVAWIASAARGLPLLGRTLSATSRSRLLWPVLRTTALAAGGLVLFGGLFASGDAVFGTWASSIVPDLAWDSVVARGFVCFFVAGVTLAGCYLALNPPPLLAEDLPTGRPVRHRWEWLVPLGTVVALFVAFLVAQSAAMWGGRDYLQRTTGLTYAEYVHQGFGQLTTVTFLTLVVIGVAARKAPRTDERDRLVLRLVLGLLCVLTLAVVVSALYRMDLYQEAYGYTVLRLAVVGFELWLGLLVALTLVAVGRLTGTWLPRAALLSGAGVLLVLGLMNPAGWVATHNVERFAETGTLDVDYLRSLGDDAVPSIVAGLPERTAACVLDDPYGPTETDDGGAWSWNLGRERADRARAEVAAVPSDRSCLTIARE, encoded by the coding sequence ATGAGCCCCCGACCTCCCAGCACAAGACCGACCAGCACTGGACCGACGGGCGCTCGACCGACGGGCGGCGCGCGTCCGCTCGACGCGGTCGGCTCGATCAAGGCCAAGCTGGGCCTGCTCGTCGGCGCGAGCACGGTGGTCGCCGCACTCCTCGCCCAGATCGGCGACCGGGCCGGCCTGCCCGTCTGGGTCTCCCTGCCGGTCACGGTGGGGGCCGCGCTGCTCGTGACGCAGTGGCTCGCCCGCGGCATGACCTCGCCGCTTCGCACCATGACCGACGCCACCGCGCGCATGTCGGCGGGCGACTACGGCGTCCGTGTCGGCGTGACGTCCGACGACGAGGTCGGCCGGCTCGCCCGCGCGTTCGACGCCATGGCCGCCGCGCTGGAGTCGACCGACCGCGAGCGCCGCCAGCTGGTCGCGACCGTGGCGCACGAGCTGCGCACCCCGCTCACCGCGCAGCGGGCGCTGCTGGAGAACCTGGCCGACGGCGTCGTCCAGCCCGACGACGCGGCGCTCGGCGCCGCGCTGCACCAGGCGGAGCGCCTGAGCGACCTGGTAGCCGACCTGCTCGACCTGTCGCGGATCGACGCGGGTGTGGCGCCGCTGCGCCTCGAGGACGTCGACGTCGAGTCGCTCGTGCGGTCCGTCGTCGACGAGAGCCCCGACCGGGGGCGCGACACGTCCGTGACCGTGGAGGTGTCGCCACCCGATCTCGCCGTCCGCGCCGATCCCGGTCGACTCGCCCAAGTGGTGGCGAACCTGGTCGACAACGCCGTCCGGCACAGCCCGACCGGGCGCTCGGTCCGGGTGAGCGCCTCGGCCGAGGACGGCCGGTGGCACCTCGACGTCCGCGACGAGGGCCCGGGCATCCCGTCCGACCTCGAGAACCGCGTCTTCGAGCGGTTCGGCACCGGCCCCGACGCAGGGGGTGGCACCGGCCTCGGGCTCGCGATCACCCGCTGGGTCTGCGAGCTGCACGGCGGCACCGTCGACGTCGTGCCCTCCACCGCGGGAGCGCACCTGCGCGCCACCCTGCCGCGCGACCCCCGTCCCACGCCCCGTCCGACCGCCGCCCAGGCATCGACCCTCCCGACGATCGACCCGAGGAGCACCCCCATGACCACGAGCACCCCTCCCCAGCGCCCAGGCACGACCGCACCGGCGCCGGACGTCGCGGCACCACCCTCCACCGGGCGAGCCGACGACCTGCTGGCCCGCCTGTGGCCCGAGCGCGCGCTGCCCCCGCAGGTGCCGCTGCTCCTCGCCTCGGCCGGCGTGGGCGTGCTCGGCTCCCTGCTGATCGTCGACCAGCCGATCGGCGTCGGCTCCCTGCTGCTCGCCCTCGCCGTCGCTGCCGTCGTGCTGACGGCGGCACGCGGTCGCTCCCGCGGTTCCGCCGACCCGTTCACGGTCGTGGGCGTGGCACTCGGGGTCGCCCTCGCCTCGATGACGGTGCTGCGCGCGAGTGAGTGGGTCGGGCTCCTCGGGGTGGTCGTGGCCGGCACCACGGTGGCCGTGGCCGTCACCCGAGCCCGGTCGGTCGTCGCGATCCCCGGTGCCGTCGTCGCATGGATCGCGTCCGCCGCCCGCGGGCTGCCGCTCCTCGGTCGGACCCTCTCGGCCACGAGCCGCTCACGCCTGCTGTGGCCGGTGCTGCGCACGACGGCCCTGGCCGCGGGCGGCCTGGTGCTCTTCGGCGGGCTCTTCGCCTCGGGCGACGCCGTCTTCGGCACCTGGGCGTCGAGCATCGTGCCCGACCTCGCCTGGGACTCGGTCGTGGCTCGCGGGTTCGTCTGCTTCTTCGTCGCCGGCGTCACCCTGGCCGGCTGCTACCTGGCCCTCAACCCACCGCCCCTGCTCGCCGAGGACCTCCCCACCGGACGACCGGTGCGGCACCGGTGGGAGTGGCTCGTGCCGCTCGGCACCGTCGTCGCCCTGTTCGTCGCCTTCCTCGTGGCGCAGTCCGCGGCGATGTGGGGTGGCCGCGACTACCTGCAGCGCACCACCGGCCTGACCTACGCCGAGTACGTGCACCAGGGCTTCGGCCAGCTGACGACGGTGACGTTCCTGACCCTCGTCGTCATCGGGGTCGCCGCCCGCAAGGCCCCGCGCACCGACGAGCGGGACAGGCTCGTGCTGCGACTGGTTCTGGGGCTGCTGTGCGTGCTGACGCTCGCGGTCGTCGTGTCCGCCCTCTACCGGATGGATCTGTACCAGGAGGCCTACGGCTACACCGTGCTCCGCCTCGCCGTCGTGGGCTTCGAGCTGTGGCTCGGGCTGCTCGTGGCACTCACCCTGGTCGCGGTCGGCCGGCTCACCGGGACCTGGCTGCCGCGGGCCGCGCTGCTGTCCGGCGCCGGCGTCCTGCTGGTCCTCGGCCTGATGAATCCCGCCGGCTGGGTGGCCACCCACAACGTGGAGCGGTTCGCCGAGACCGGGACCCTCGACGTCGACTACCTGCGCTCGCTCGGCGACGACGCCGTGCCGTCGATCGTGGCGGGCCTGCCCGAGCGGACGGCCGCGTGCGTCCTGGACGATCCGTACGGCCCGACGGAGACCGACGACGGCGGTGCCTGGTCCTGGAACCTGGGCCGGGAGCGCGCCGACCGGGCACGGGCCGAGGTGGCCGCGGTCCCGTCCGACAGGTCGTGCCTCACCATCGCGCGTGAGTGA
- a CDS encoding response regulator transcription factor: MTTEARRTILVVEDEPLINQMVTDRLRAEGHDVVQAHDGPGAVVAFEEHDPDLVVLDLMLPGFDGLEVCRRVQALRPVPVLMLTARDDETDVLVGLGVGADDYVTKPFRQRELVARVHALLRRVDRAAELAAQAAPTRTVGSLAVDGATRRVRVDGADVHLTPLEFDLLTALAAEPGSVRSREELMQEVWGWSDASGTRTLDSHVKALRAKIGADRVRTVHGVGYALEER; the protein is encoded by the coding sequence ATGACCACCGAAGCCCGTCGCACCATCCTCGTCGTCGAGGACGAGCCGCTCATCAACCAGATGGTGACCGACCGCCTGCGCGCCGAGGGCCACGACGTGGTCCAGGCGCACGACGGGCCGGGGGCCGTGGTCGCGTTCGAGGAGCACGACCCCGACCTGGTCGTGCTGGACCTCATGCTCCCCGGGTTCGACGGGCTGGAGGTGTGCCGACGCGTGCAGGCCCTGCGTCCGGTCCCCGTGCTGATGCTCACCGCACGCGACGACGAGACCGACGTGCTCGTGGGCCTCGGCGTCGGCGCCGACGACTACGTGACCAAGCCGTTCCGCCAGCGTGAGCTGGTGGCCCGCGTCCACGCCCTCCTGCGCCGTGTCGACCGGGCCGCCGAGCTGGCCGCGCAGGCAGCGCCGACGCGCACCGTCGGCTCGCTCGCCGTCGACGGCGCCACCCGTCGGGTGAGGGTCGACGGTGCCGACGTGCACCTCACGCCGCTGGAGTTCGACCTCCTCACGGCACTCGCCGCCGAGCCCGGGTCGGTGCGCAGCCGCGAGGAGCTGATGCAGGAGGTGTGGGGCTGGTCCGACGCCTCGGGCACCCGCACCCTCGACAGCCACGTGAAGGCCCTGCGCGCGAAGATCGGCGCCGACCGGGTGCGCACGGTGCACGGCGTCGGGTACGCCCTGGAGGAACGATGA
- the efeO gene encoding iron uptake system protein EfeO produces MHRSLAATGLVAVSLSLLGACAEKPAAGDGSVAVAASDSSCEVSATKLDAGPTTFQVTNKGSKVTEFYVYAEGDRIMGEVENVGPGLSRDLVVDLPKGSYEGACKPGMVGDGIRQTLSVTGAPAKDLSDSEELKAAAASYERYVESQTGALIDKTTEFVDAVKAGEVDEAKALFPRARTYWERIEPVAEIFGDLDPITDGREPDAKAEGRDFTGWHRIEKQLWVEGDTKGMDPYADELLANVKKVVELSKEQPLTALQLAQGSKGLLDEVATGKITGEEDEFSHTDLWDFKANIEGSQAAIAALRPVLEKADPELVTLIDQRFEALDTELDQHQDADTGEWVGYDTLTKAQVKKLSDAVAALSEPISKVAAVVAASA; encoded by the coding sequence ATGCACCGCAGTCTCGCCGCCACCGGCCTGGTGGCCGTCTCCCTCTCCCTGCTCGGCGCGTGCGCCGAGAAGCCGGCCGCGGGTGACGGCAGCGTCGCCGTCGCCGCCTCGGACTCCTCGTGCGAGGTGTCCGCCACGAAGCTCGACGCCGGCCCGACCACGTTCCAGGTGACCAACAAGGGCTCCAAGGTCACCGAGTTCTACGTCTACGCCGAGGGCGACCGCATCATGGGCGAGGTCGAGAACGTCGGCCCCGGCCTGTCGCGGGACCTGGTCGTCGACCTGCCGAAGGGCTCGTACGAGGGCGCCTGCAAGCCGGGCATGGTCGGTGACGGCATCCGCCAGACGCTGTCCGTGACGGGCGCGCCGGCGAAGGACCTGTCGGACTCCGAGGAGCTCAAGGCCGCCGCCGCGAGCTACGAGCGCTACGTCGAGAGCCAGACCGGCGCCCTCATCGACAAGACCACCGAGTTCGTCGACGCCGTCAAGGCCGGCGAGGTCGACGAGGCCAAGGCGCTGTTCCCGCGGGCCCGCACCTACTGGGAGCGCATCGAGCCCGTCGCCGAGATCTTCGGCGACCTCGACCCGATCACCGACGGTCGTGAGCCCGACGCGAAGGCCGAGGGTCGCGACTTCACCGGGTGGCACCGCATCGAGAAGCAGCTGTGGGTCGAGGGCGACACGAAGGGCATGGACCCCTACGCCGACGAGCTGCTCGCCAACGTGAAGAAGGTCGTCGAGCTCAGCAAGGAGCAGCCGCTGACCGCGCTGCAGCTGGCCCAGGGCTCGAAGGGTCTGCTCGACGAGGTCGCCACCGGCAAGATCACCGGCGAGGAGGACGAGTTCAGCCACACCGACCTGTGGGACTTCAAGGCCAACATCGAAGGGTCCCAGGCGGCCATCGCGGCCCTGCGCCCCGTGCTGGAGAAGGCCGACCCCGAGCTGGTGACGCTCATCGACCAGCGCTTCGAGGCGCTCGACACCGAGCTCGACCAGCACCAGGACGCCGACACCGGCGAGTGGGTCGGCTACGACACGCTCACGAAGGCGCAGGTCAAGAAGCTCTCCGACGCCGTC